The nucleotide window AGCACCTCGGAGGAGGTCGCGAAAGGGACCGGCCTCTATCCGAGCACGGTTCGTGAAGCGCTCGCGGAACTCCACGACGAAGACCGTGTGACACGGGAAAAGCGCGCGAGCGAGGGCGCAGGCAACAATCCCTACGAGTACACCGCTATCCAGCCGAGCGAACTCGTCGGCGGCGTCGTCGATCAGGTCCAGCGAGAGCTGAACACGATCTTTACGCTCGATCGCCACACCGAGTCCGAAGCGAGCCTCGAGGAAGGGTCTGAGCCCGTCACGATCACCGTCAACGAGACCGCCCCGACCGAGCCGGCCGACGAGAGCGACGACACCGACGCGTCGAGGACGGACGACGATCGGTAGCCGTCGCCACGCCCTGGCCGCTGTCCGCCGTGTTCGTCTCTCGGTGGCGTCGCACTGATACTGCCTGCTGTCGTCACGGACCGCCGATCTCCGACCCCGCCGCTGGTGATCGCGGTACATCGGTACAGCAGGCCGTATGACTCGTCGATACTACCTCTGCTCTTACTGTCGTCGACTTGTTTGCACCGCACTGACGGTTTCGTCATCAGCGAACTGTCGCTGCCCGGCCCGTCGGCTCGCCGGTCGAGTCAGCCCGTAGAACGCGATAGCCGTGTTCGAGACGCCTGCGCAGCTGATCGCCGCCGGTCTCAGTCCTCGAGGCCGAGCACGGCCGGTCGCTCGAGTTCGAGGTCGTGATTGACGGCCTGTACGGTCGTCGTCGGCCAGTTGTCCGTCGCCGTGAGCGGTTCGATCGACGCCGCGTCGACGGCGTCCTCGTCGCTGCCGGTCGCGACCAGAACCGTGTCTTCGCTTTTCGCACCTTCGACGGTCGGGTTCCACGCGTAGGCCATCGGTGCGGTCACCGTCGCGTCGTGGTCGGGCGTCGCGATCCACTCCCGGCCCGCGAAGCC belongs to Natronorubrum aibiense and includes:
- a CDS encoding helix-turn-helix domain-containing protein, which translates into the protein MATDDTDEHQVDDGSGDRLRDDPDDALERTESEVFEAESDGVRTTAVEEVDQRIVDLLSWILDTETRAKIYVHLLAHPGSTSEEVAKGTGLYPSTVREALAELHDEDRVTREKRASEGAGNNPYEYTAIQPSELVGGVVDQVQRELNTIFTLDRHTESEASLEEGSEPVTITVNETAPTEPADESDDTDASRTDDDR